From one Streptomyces sp. NBC_01478 genomic stretch:
- a CDS encoding sugar ABC transporter ATP-binding protein: MTNEAHTASAGSRTDPPDTAPRHRLEVAELSKAFGSTRALRGVHLRIAPGELHGLVGQNGCGKSTLVKILTGVYAPDPGASIAVDGQQLALPVRPMQQREAGVSVVHQNSGLVDDLTVWENVRLGHYRAGRLSRRIDRREEQRATERVLARLDRPLEVGRQVGQLSAEDRAVVAIARAVQDHRPGGGLIVFDESTRALGRSARARFFELVRSLVDEGTSVLLISHQLEEVVEATDRVTVLRDGAVVEAGLPTSEVDEVSLTRLMLGRHLVTHGRVGSQVKDEVVASARGLAVGPVAGLDLDIRRGEVIGLTGLIGSGFVEVAEALAGARPADAGTLSVHGRDLALDRRRGCTEEFVDAGVAFVPERRLEAGVAGELSVADNLTLPRVRARGSRLRTGAAWQAEETAAMIAKLDIRPPHPQAPVHTLSGGNQQKVLLGKWLAGAPNLLVLHEPTQAVDVGARHDIIDAIREAARDGCGIVLASIDPVDLAVLCDRVLVFRDGRVAKELSGELEQDAIVQAVFGDDTQPQEKGQGD; this comes from the coding sequence GACCGACCCGCCGGACACGGCACCGCGCCATCGTCTGGAAGTGGCCGAGCTGTCCAAGGCGTTCGGCTCGACCCGGGCGCTTCGCGGGGTCCATCTGCGGATCGCCCCCGGAGAACTGCACGGACTGGTCGGCCAGAACGGCTGCGGGAAGTCCACCCTCGTCAAGATCCTCACGGGTGTGTACGCGCCCGACCCCGGAGCTTCCATCGCGGTGGACGGGCAGCAGTTGGCGCTGCCCGTGCGCCCGATGCAGCAGCGCGAGGCGGGAGTCTCGGTCGTCCACCAGAACAGCGGGCTGGTGGACGACCTGACGGTGTGGGAGAACGTGCGGCTGGGGCACTACCGGGCAGGCCGGCTCTCGCGGCGGATCGACCGCCGCGAGGAGCAGCGGGCGACCGAGCGGGTCCTGGCCCGGCTGGACCGGCCCCTGGAGGTCGGCCGTCAGGTCGGGCAGCTCTCGGCGGAGGACCGGGCCGTGGTCGCCATCGCCCGGGCGGTGCAGGACCACCGCCCGGGGGGTGGGCTGATCGTCTTCGACGAGTCGACACGGGCGCTGGGCAGGTCCGCGCGGGCCCGTTTCTTCGAGCTGGTCCGGTCGCTCGTCGACGAGGGCACCTCGGTCCTGCTGATCTCACACCAGTTGGAAGAGGTCGTCGAAGCGACCGACCGGGTCACGGTGTTGCGCGACGGCGCCGTGGTCGAGGCAGGCCTGCCCACGAGCGAGGTGGACGAGGTCTCGCTCACCCGCCTGATGCTCGGACGTCACCTCGTCACGCACGGGAGGGTCGGGAGCCAGGTCAAGGACGAGGTCGTCGCCTCGGCACGGGGCCTGGCGGTCGGCCCAGTGGCTGGCCTCGACCTCGACATCCGGCGCGGCGAGGTCATCGGCCTGACCGGGCTGATCGGCTCGGGCTTCGTCGAGGTGGCCGAGGCACTGGCGGGGGCACGCCCGGCCGACGCGGGCACGCTGTCGGTGCACGGGCGCGACCTCGCGCTGGACCGCAGACGTGGCTGCACCGAGGAGTTCGTGGACGCGGGGGTCGCGTTCGTACCCGAGCGCCGCCTGGAGGCGGGGGTGGCCGGCGAGCTCTCGGTGGCGGACAACCTGACACTGCCGCGCGTGCGCGCCCGCGGCAGCCGACTGCGGACCGGCGCCGCGTGGCAGGCCGAGGAGACCGCCGCGATGATCGCGAAACTCGACATCCGGCCGCCCCACCCACAAGCGCCGGTCCACACACTGAGCGGCGGCAACCAGCAGAAGGTCCTGCTGGGCAAGTGGCTGGCCGGCGCACCGAACCTGCTGGTGCTGCACGAACCGACACAGGCTGTCGACGTCGGCGCCCGCCACGACATCATCGACGCGATCCGGGAGGCCGCGCGGGACGGCTGCGGAATCGTCCTCGCCTCGATCGACCCCGTCGACCTCGCCGTGCTGTGCGACCGGGTGCTGGTGTTCCGCGACGGCCGGGTCGCCAAGGAGCTGAGCGGCGAACTGGAACAGGACGCCATCGTCCAGGCGGTCTTCGGCGATGACACACAACCTCAAGAAAAGGGGCAGGGAGACTGA